ATCTCGCGGCTGGTATTCGACAACGTGAAGCACGTGAAGAGCTACTGGATCATGCTCGGACAGGACACGGCGGCGGCCGGCATTCACTTTGGCGCTAGCGATCTCGACGGCACGATCGGCCAGGAGAAGATCGCGCACGCCGCCCTGGCCCGCAGCCCGATCGGCATGGCCGAGGCCGGCATGGTGCAGATGATCCGCGAAGCCGGAAAGATCCCGGTGCAGAGAGACGCGCTGTACCGGGTGATTCGCGAGTATCCGCGGCGCGAAGTCGAAGATGCTCTGTCGAGCTTCACGGGGGTGACGGTGCGGCGGACGGAGCCCTCGGCCGGCGGTGTCGCAACCATCGAGGCGCCGCGATGAAGCACTCTCCGGGGTTTCTCGCGCTCGTCAACGACGCCAAGTCGCGCGTGAAGCAGATGTCGATCGAGGACTACCGCCGTCGCGTCGCGGCCGGCGAGGCGTTCGTGCTGGTCGACACTCGCGAAGACAACGAGTGGGCGAGCGCGCATGCGACCGGTGCCATGCACCTGAGCAAGGGCGTGATCGAGCGCGAGATCGAACAGGCGGTGCCCGAGAAGGACGCCCCGGTGGTGCTCTACTGCGGCGGCGGCTTCCGAAGTGCTCTGGTGGCCGACAACCTTCAGAAGATGGGCTACACCAACGTGATCTCGCTCGACGGCGGCTGGCGCGGCTGGGTCGCGGCCGGGCTCCCGACCGAAAAGGGTGGCGCGTGAGCGCGCCGCGCTGCATGACGACGGCCGCGATCGCGTGCGCACTCGCGTGTGGCTCGGTGGCGACGTTCGCGCACCCCGGACACTCCGACGTGGTGCCGGACACGCAGGTCGTGCGGCTGCCCGAGGAGATCGTGAGCGCGCTGCGCAGCACCGAGGACGCGCGGCGGTTGCCGGCTGCCACGTTCGTGCTCAAGCGCGGCGAGCTGGTCGCACGCGCCGACGCGCGCGTCTCGACGCTGCTCGCGAACCTGCC
This genomic interval from Candidatus Eisenbacteria bacterium contains the following:
- a CDS encoding sulfurtransferase, coding for MKHSPGFLALVNDAKSRVKQMSIEDYRRRVAAGEAFVLVDTREDNEWASAHATGAMHLSKGVIEREIEQAVPEKDAPVVLYCGGGFRSALVADNLQKMGYTNVISLDGGWRGWVAAGLPTEKGGA